In Gymnogyps californianus isolate 813 chromosome 1, ASM1813914v2, whole genome shotgun sequence, the following are encoded in one genomic region:
- the ARL1 gene encoding ADP-ribosylation factor-like protein 1: protein MGGFFSTIFSSLFGTREMRILILGLDGAGKTTILYRLQVGEVVTTIPTIGFNVETVTYKNLKFQVWDLGGQTSIRPYWRCYYSNTDAVIYVVDSCDRDRIGTSKSELVAMLEEEELKKAILVVFANKQDMEQAMTPTEMANALGLPALKDRKWQIFKTSATKGTGLDEAMEWLVEALKSRQ from the exons ATGG GGGGCTTTTTCTCCACCatcttttccagtttgtttgGAACTCGAGAGATGAGGATTCTCATCCTGGGACTGGACGGAGCAGGAAAAACAACCATTCTCTACAGGTTACAAGTTGGAGAAGTTGTTACCACCATTCCGA CCATTGGCTTCAATGTTGAGACAGTGACGTACAAGAATCTGAAATTTCAAGTTTGGGACTTGGGAGGACAGACAAGCATAAG GCCATATTGGCGGTGTTACTATTCAAATACAGATGCAGTCATTTATGTAGTGGACAGCTGTGATCGAGACAGAATTGGCACTTCAAAATCAGAGCTTGTTGCTATGTTAGAG GAGGAAGAGTTGAAGAAAGCCATTTTGGTGGTGTTTGCAAATAAGCAGGACATGGAACAGGCCATGACTCCCACAGAAATGGCAAATGCACTTGGCTTACCGGCTTTGAAGGACCGAAAATGGCAGATATTCAAAACCTCTGCAACTAAAGGCACAGGGCTTGATGAAGCAATGGAATG GTTGGTGGAGGCCTTGAAGAGCCGGCAGTGA